A window of Mesoplasma chauliocola contains these coding sequences:
- a CDS encoding cation-translocating P-type ATPase has protein sequence MDSWESSKIKEIEEKLNTDIKTGLDEQEAAKRLLENGKNELPTGKVTPWWVTFLHAFVEPLQLILMFAAVISIVAPVISRPGQPLGMHDFIDFIVIMMIVVVDAILETVQTVKARKSVDALKSLSKPKAVVLRNHNQKEIDAADLVVGDIVILEAGKYVPAELRIVQSADFMIDESILTGESVPVEKTHKAIAETKILAEKTNIAFMSTFTTAGRAVGIVIRTGLDTEIGKISQAIEKNEESQTPLEKKISKFGYVISCVAAVIGVLVFLLLSLVGGFEAWASYLMVAITLAIGIIPESLAAVISITLSFSTKRMAKNNVIVKKLASVETLGSVNVICTDKTGTLTQNKMTVKKVIENNKIVDAAEFVNTQLTKQKELLLKALVLPNDSITEGSERIGDPTELALVDYAELMGVDELIYRKKFERIDEIPFDSERKLMSTLNSVDSKKIAFTKGAIDQLLSICDHIMIEDKVIKLTESHKNEIMKASINLSDDALRVLAFAYKEVKNNKLEENGLTFVGAVAMIDPVRKEAVQAIEEAHAAGIEVCMITGDHAITALAIARDLGLAYEANQVISSDKLDTMSDEELNDVIDNIRVFARVNPEHKVKIVSTLQNKGYIVSMTGDGVNDAPSLSKADIGVAMGITGTDVAKQASDVILTDDNFATIMIGVNEGRNVYQKIKRAITLLMGFNLANVLSILIISLIFKISPLEATNILYINLIVESCLAIAIGMGPLDNTLMKLKPQVGKNGLLKGLILPIIKIGVLSALCSVGSFFIGMIATDVAAWNEIFKTTEKYSSINTENINSWLDQIYAIMNSKLSGIERIDLLDEYIAFGRTSMFITIVMSPLFFAHLIKLSNWKSSIKVKLLISKPLVYASLIAFVLSLGVILIPGLNDNVLGLVGYGKSATAHWTNNNIWVIFTAFSIAIVPFLLIILIDGIIFYSYHLSIANWQKNQKMLAEMINQDTKEQNKKRKR, from the coding sequence ATGGATAGTTGAGAGAGTAGTAAGATTAAAGAAATTGAAGAAAAGTTGAATACAGACATAAAAACTGGTTTAGACGAGCAAGAGGCTGCAAAAAGGCTTTTAGAAAATGGAAAAAATGAATTACCTACAGGAAAAGTTACTCCATGATGAGTTACATTCTTGCATGCTTTTGTAGAACCATTACAACTAATATTAATGTTTGCTGCTGTTATATCAATAGTTGCACCTGTTATTTCAAGACCAGGTCAACCATTAGGAATGCATGATTTCATCGATTTTATTGTTATTATGATGATTGTTGTAGTTGATGCAATATTAGAAACAGTTCAAACAGTTAAAGCAAGAAAAAGTGTTGATGCACTTAAATCATTGTCTAAACCAAAAGCAGTTGTGCTTAGAAATCATAATCAAAAAGAAATCGATGCAGCTGATTTAGTTGTAGGTGATATTGTTATTCTTGAAGCCGGAAAATATGTTCCTGCCGAATTGAGAATAGTTCAGTCAGCGGATTTTATGATTGATGAATCAATTTTAACTGGTGAGTCAGTTCCTGTTGAAAAAACACATAAAGCAATAGCTGAAACTAAAATTTTAGCCGAAAAAACAAATATAGCGTTTATGTCAACATTTACAACAGCTGGTAGAGCAGTTGGTATTGTAATCAGAACAGGATTAGACACTGAAATTGGTAAAATTTCACAAGCTATTGAAAAAAATGAAGAGAGTCAAACTCCATTAGAGAAAAAAATAAGCAAATTTGGTTATGTTATTAGCTGTGTTGCAGCAGTTATTGGAGTTTTGGTATTTTTATTATTATCATTAGTTGGTGGTTTTGAAGCATGGGCAAGTTATCTAATGGTAGCTATAACCTTAGCAATCGGTATTATTCCGGAGTCTTTAGCAGCTGTTATTTCAATTACTTTAAGTTTCTCAACAAAAAGAATGGCTAAAAACAATGTTATTGTTAAAAAATTAGCTAGTGTTGAAACATTAGGATCAGTTAATGTGATATGTACTGATAAAACAGGAACACTTACTCAAAATAAGATGACTGTTAAAAAAGTTATAGAAAATAATAAAATTGTTGATGCTGCTGAGTTTGTTAATACTCAGCTAACTAAACAAAAAGAACTTTTATTAAAAGCTTTAGTTTTACCAAACGATAGTATTACTGAAGGAAGCGAAAGAATTGGTGATCCAACAGAACTAGCATTGGTTGACTATGCTGAATTAATGGGTGTTGATGAATTAATTTATCGTAAAAAGTTTGAAAGGATTGACGAAATACCTTTTGATAGTGAAAGAAAGTTAATGAGTACTTTAAATTCAGTTGATAGTAAAAAAATAGCTTTTACAAAAGGTGCAATCGACCAATTGTTAAGTATTTGTGATCATATTATGATTGAAGACAAGGTTATTAAATTAACTGAGAGTCATAAAAACGAAATTATGAAAGCAAGTATTAACTTAAGTGATGATGCTTTAAGGGTTTTGGCATTTGCTTATAAAGAAGTAAAAAATAATAAATTAGAAGAAAATGGTTTAACATTTGTTGGTGCAGTAGCTATGATCGATCCAGTTAGAAAAGAAGCTGTTCAAGCAATTGAAGAAGCTCATGCTGCTGGTATTGAAGTATGCATGATTACAGGTGACCATGCAATTACAGCACTTGCTATAGCAAGAGACTTGGGACTTGCATATGAAGCAAATCAAGTTATTTCTTCAGATAAATTAGACACTATGTCTGATGAAGAATTAAATGATGTTATTGATAATATTAGAGTATTTGCTCGTGTTAATCCAGAGCACAAAGTTAAAATTGTTTCTACATTACAAAACAAAGGTTATATTGTTTCTATGACTGGAGATGGAGTTAATGATGCACCAAGTTTAAGTAAAGCTGATATTGGTGTTGCTATGGGTATTACAGGAACTGATGTTGCTAAACAAGCAAGTGATGTTATATTAACTGATGATAACTTTGCAACTATTATGATTGGAGTTAATGAAGGAAGAAACGTTTATCAAAAAATTAAACGCGCAATTACACTTTTAATGGGATTTAACTTGGCAAACGTTTTATCAATTTTGATTATTTCATTAATATTTAAAATTTCTCCATTAGAGGCAACAAATATTTTATATATAAACTTAATTGTTGAATCATGTTTAGCAATTGCAATTGGAATGGGTCCATTAGATAATACTTTAATGAAACTCAAACCACAGGTTGGTAAAAATGGATTATTAAAAGGTTTAATTTTACCAATAATAAAGATTGGAGTTTTATCAGCATTATGTTCTGTTGGTTCATTCTTTATAGGGATGATAGCAACAGATGTTGCTGCTTGAAATGAAATATTTAAAACAACTGAAAAATATAGTTCTATAAACACTGAAAACATAAATAGTTGATTAGATCAAATTTATGCAATTATGAATAGTAAATTAAGTGGAATAGAAAGAATTGATTTATTAGATGAATATATTGCATTTGGTAGAACATCAATGTTTATAACAATTGTTATGTCTCCGTTATTTTTTGCTCATTTAATTAAACTTTCAAATTGAAAATCTTCAATTAAAGTAAAACTATTGATTTCAAAACCTTTAGTTTATGCGTCATTAATTGCATTTGTGTTGTCATTAGGAGTTATTTTAATTCCTGGTTTAAACGATAATGTTTTAGGTTTAGTAGGATATGGAAAAAGTGCAACCGCTCATTGAACAAACAATAACATTTGAGTTATATTCACTGCATTTTCTATAGCAATAGTACCTTTCTTATTAATTATTTTAATTGATGGAATAATATTTTATTCATATCATTTATCAATCGCTAACTGACAAAAAAATCAGAAAATGTTAGCTGAAATGATTAATCAAGATACTAAAGAACAAAATAAAAAACGTAAAAGATAA
- the yihA gene encoding ribosome biogenesis GTP-binding protein YihA/YsxC, whose amino-acid sequence MFKQSVFIKSAANKSGWIDDQIPEVCFVGRSNVGKSSFINTLANNKKLAKVANTPGKTRLLNFFDINNSSFRLVDAPGYGYARISNDMKIEFGIMMEEYLTTRPNLKVVCMLVDLRHKPTNDDIQMYDFLKANEIPVLMVGTKLDKLKKNEYVKNEKLIKETLHFNSSDIFVKVSNLDKLNIKESYEALIRLLEVENG is encoded by the coding sequence ATGTTTAAACAAAGTGTATTTATTAAATCTGCAGCAAACAAATCAGGATGAATAGATGATCAAATTCCTGAGGTTTGTTTTGTTGGTAGAAGTAATGTTGGTAAGTCAAGTTTTATAAACACTTTAGCAAATAACAAAAAATTAGCTAAAGTCGCAAATACACCAGGTAAGACAAGGCTTTTAAACTTCTTTGATATAAATAATAGTAGTTTTAGACTTGTTGATGCACCTGGTTATGGATATGCAAGAATTTCAAACGATATGAAAATAGAGTTTGGAATTATGATGGAAGAATATTTAACAACAAGACCAAATTTAAAGGTTGTTTGTATGTTAGTTGATTTAAGACATAAACCAACAAATGATGATATTCAAATGTATGATTTTTTAAAAGCAAATGAGATTCCAGTTTTAATGGTTGGAACAAAATTAGATAAACTTAAAAAAAATGAATATGTTAAAAATGAAAAATTGATAAAAGAAACTTTACATTTTAATTCTAGCGATATATTTGTAAAAGTTTCAAATTTAGATAAACTTAATATAAAAGAAAGCTATGAAGCTTTAATTAGATTATTAGAGGTAGAAAATGGATAG
- a CDS encoding ETX/MTX2 family pore-forming toxin, translating to MKFLLSILGSLNVFSISTASLITTSANNETNINIKEGETFTNINDYLKTILLEYFYTQYKNLVDDDTFPVCNVDSFEILNPTFFNSPEMTETSTKHGEKKLIHQEIDKLTNSTSEKQTMQSASFSKTYTDLVSYSVTKSVGLELSAPIKFLNTKLSFSLSSTSTTTESTETILTAPSQSVNVESKKTDDVIYNIYEQDNYYNELIKGELNPNTVVRAKFTNSMSVWSNDYRVYGIEDSIGQIMSVLESIGQAPSKDNVIYKDGDKIFIQTTAEIETNANQLEVEIKPESIKNS from the coding sequence ATGAAATTTTTATTATCAATATTAGGAAGTTTGAACGTTTTTTCTATATCAACAGCCTCATTAATAACTACTAGTGCAAATAATGAGACAAATATAAATATAAAAGAAGGTGAAACTTTTACAAATATAAATGATTATTTAAAAACTATTTTACTTGAATATTTTTATACACAATATAAAAACTTAGTTGATGATGATACTTTTCCTGTTTGCAATGTTGATTCTTTTGAAATACTTAATCCAACTTTTTTTAATAGTCCAGAAATGACAGAGACTAGTACAAAACATGGAGAAAAAAAATTAATACATCAAGAAATAGATAAATTAACAAATAGCACTTCAGAAAAACAAACAATGCAATCTGCTTCTTTTTCTAAAACATACACTGATTTAGTTTCTTATAGTGTTACAAAATCAGTAGGTTTAGAGTTATCAGCACCGATAAAATTTTTAAATACAAAATTAAGTTTTAGCCTATCATCAACTAGCACAACAACTGAATCAACAGAAACAATATTAACAGCACCTTCACAGTCAGTAAATGTAGAATCTAAAAAAACAGATGACGTAATTTATAACATTTATGAACAAGATAATTATTATAATGAACTTATAAAAGGAGAATTAAATCCAAATACAGTTGTTAGAGCAAAATTTACAAATAGTATGTCTGTTTGATCAAATGATTACCGTGTTTATGGAATTGAAGACTCTATTGGTCAAATTATGTCGGTTTTAGAATCTATTGGCCAAGCTCCAAGCAAAGATAACGTTATTTATAAAGATGGTGATAAAATCTTTATTCAGACAACAGCCGAAATTGAAACTAATGCAAATCAATTAGAAGTTGAAATAAAACCTGAATCTATTAAAAATAGTTAA
- a CDS encoding short chain dehydrogenase yields MKVLVLGGHGTLGSAVVKELKESSRNYEIITAGRKTGDVQVDMSSEKSIRNMFKQIGKVDHIVSAAGSAAVKELENITQEDIMFSVNNKLVGQVNIVLIGSEYVKEKGSITLVAGIIKDKFIKQGTMLASTNGAVAAFAKAAALDIKQNIRINCVSPSVFNESMEEYGEYFKGIKPVPVKNAAKAFVDLIESDKSGEEVKVY; encoded by the coding sequence ATGAAAGTATTAGTTTTAGGTGGTCATGGGACATTAGGTTCAGCCGTAGTAAAAGAATTAAAAGAAAGCAGTCGAAATTATGAAATAATTACAGCCGGGAGAAAAACTGGGGATGTTCAAGTAGATATGTCTTCAGAAAAAAGCATAAGAAACATGTTTAAACAAATAGGCAAAGTAGATCATATAGTAAGCGCAGCTGGTTCAGCTGCAGTTAAAGAACTTGAGAATATTACACAAGAAGACATTATGTTTTCAGTCAACAATAAATTGGTGGGACAAGTTAATATAGTTTTAATTGGTAGTGAATATGTTAAAGAAAAAGGAAGTATAACTTTAGTAGCAGGAATTATTAAAGATAAATTTATTAAACAAGGAACAATGCTTGCATCAACTAACGGAGCAGTTGCAGCGTTTGCTAAAGCAGCAGCCTTGGATATAAAGCAAAACATTAGAATAAATTGCGTTAGCCCTTCTGTATTTAATGAGTCAATGGAAGAATATGGTGAGTATTTTAAAGGAATTAAACCTGTTCCGGTAAAAAATGCAGCAAAAGCTTTTGTAGATTTAATTGAGAGTGATAAATCTGGAGAAGAAGTTAAAGTTTACTAA
- the rpsU gene encoding 30S ribosomal protein S21, whose amino-acid sequence MASIIVHEGESIEKALKRFQKVASSNKAEARKREYHLSKKEKRIYKQKQNRKYK is encoded by the coding sequence ATGGCAAGTATTATAGTACACGAGGGAGAATCAATCGAAAAAGCTCTTAAACGTTTCCAAAAAGTAGCATCATCAAATAAAGCTGAAGCTAGAAAACGTGAGTATCACCTAAGTAAAAAAGAAAAAAGAATTTACAAACAAAAACAAAACCGTAAATATAAATAA
- a CDS encoding MSC_0882 family membrane protein, protein MNSEIMNGINAEQNPSHQNQINNPNYVNSNSIGLGEKKYTEIIPEFSKQELNAVVVNKRIAKEIKMEKYKIAFLMFVSILCISVSTFFIVLNYVKLEDGSNFLKIDDSLVPSAAIMITILIFSSICFIKAAIDLNHILIDVKRYKSDILMGRERIPFFIIKSYKKIIKKHIYLNWACFGIYLYGGLTTLILFLVNKSNKVHLDSEIMIFIIVLSITAVMQIFTLIFNYSRKGNIDSFYGYEIVTLDQQIALKKAANKFCMVIFFTILAIVLFVVFIPYFIVRKKSNKKLWWFL, encoded by the coding sequence ATGAATAGTGAAATTATGAATGGAATAAATGCTGAACAAAATCCGTCTCACCAAAATCAAATAAACAATCCTAATTATGTTAATAGCAATTCAATAGGTTTAGGAGAAAAAAAATATACTGAAATTATCCCTGAATTTTCAAAACAAGAACTTAACGCAGTTGTTGTTAATAAGCGAATTGCAAAAGAAATTAAAATGGAAAAATACAAAATTGCTTTCTTAATGTTTGTATCTATTCTATGCATCTCAGTGTCAACATTTTTTATAGTTTTAAATTATGTAAAATTGGAAGATGGATCAAATTTTTTAAAAATTGATGATTCATTAGTTCCATCAGCTGCTATTATGATAACAATTTTAATTTTTAGTTCAATTTGTTTTATTAAAGCAGCAATTGACTTAAACCATATTTTAATTGATGTTAAAAGATATAAATCTGATATCTTAATGGGTAGAGAAAGAATTCCGTTTTTCATTATAAAGAGTTACAAAAAAATTATTAAAAAACACATTTACTTAAATTGAGCTTGTTTTGGAATTTACTTATATGGAGGCTTAACAACATTAATATTATTTTTAGTTAATAAATCTAACAAGGTTCATTTAGATTCAGAAATTATGATTTTCATTATTGTTTTGAGTATAACTGCAGTAATGCAAATATTTACATTAATATTCAATTATTCAAGAAAAGGTAATATTGACTCATTCTACGGATATGAAATAGTTACACTTGATCAACAAATTGCTTTAAAAAAAGCAGCAAATAAATTTTGTATGGTTATATTTTTTACAATATTAGCTATAGTATTATTTGTTGTATTTATACCTTACTTTATAGTAAGAAAAAAATCAAATAAGAAACTTTGATGATTTTTATAG
- a CDS encoding TIGR04561 family membrane protein codes for MRGIFELKNALNIFGADIPFVFIFIFFASLLLVSFLIYLTKFVITKTKIDKSTNNLELEKIKIDEEINSIVKETKIRERKKINE; via the coding sequence ATGAGAGGAATTTTTGAATTAAAAAATGCTTTAAATATCTTTGGAGCAGATATACCATTTGTCTTTATTTTTATTTTCTTTGCTTCATTATTACTAGTCTCTTTTTTAATATATTTAACAAAATTTGTTATTACTAAAACAAAAATTGATAAAAGTACTAATAATTTAGAATTAGAAAAAATAAAAATTGATGAAGAAATAAATTCGATAGTTAAAGAAACCAAGATTAGAGAAAGGAAAAAAATAAATGAATAG
- the aspS gene encoding aspartate--tRNA ligase codes for MKRTHNCGELKLSNVNQEVILQGWIKKIRKMGQIAFIDLRDFYGITQIVVSENKQELIANLKPEYVVAIKGKVIERKSKNLEISTGEIEIDVIDLELVNKSELTPFVIENEVEVSEETRMSYRYLDLRRQKIQENIVLRAKVNSIIRREFEADSFIEVETPYFGKSTPEGARDFLVPSRLNKNAFYALPQSPQLYKQLLMISGFDKYYQIVRCFRDEDLRNDRQPEFTQLDMEMSFASAFEVQDQIEKVIKKIFLEVKGIDFKEKLIKMPFKEAIDLYGSDKPDIRFDLKLNSLNDIFANTQIKLFEGFKENNLSIRGICVEELLSKKQLEILTETAKQKNFNNLAFAKYESGTWSGSIASSLSDSEKEKLIEKFNIKDKATILLNVGKYEKISDMLGSVRNKVAEILNLTDPNDYKLLWIIDFPLYEWSEEENRYVAAHNPFTMPNIKSIEDFETNKENAIADSYDLVLNGFELGSGGVRITDSEIQQRMFEAVGLDDKTIEQNFGWFINAYKYGAPRHAGFAFGIDRVIMLLTHSESIRDVIAFPKNSKGIDMMNDAPSFVEDKQLNELNIKTIK; via the coding sequence ATGAAAAGAACACATAATTGTGGTGAATTGAAATTATCAAATGTTAATCAAGAAGTTATTTTACAAGGTTGAATTAAAAAAATACGTAAAATGGGACAAATAGCTTTCATTGATTTAAGAGACTTTTATGGAATAACTCAAATTGTTGTTAGCGAAAATAAACAAGAATTAATTGCTAATTTAAAGCCAGAATATGTTGTGGCAATTAAAGGTAAAGTAATTGAACGTAAATCAAAGAATTTAGAAATTTCAACTGGTGAAATTGAAATTGATGTTATTGATTTAGAATTAGTAAATAAAAGTGAACTAACTCCTTTTGTTATTGAAAATGAAGTTGAAGTATCAGAAGAAACAAGAATGTCATATAGATATTTAGATTTAAGAAGACAAAAAATTCAAGAAAATATCGTTCTTAGAGCTAAAGTTAATAGTATTATTAGAAGAGAATTTGAAGCAGATAGTTTTATCGAAGTTGAAACACCTTATTTTGGTAAATCAACACCAGAAGGTGCAAGAGATTTCTTGGTTCCATCAAGACTTAATAAAAATGCTTTTTATGCTTTACCTCAATCACCGCAATTATACAAGCAGTTATTAATGATTAGTGGATTTGATAAATATTATCAAATAGTAAGATGTTTTAGGGACGAAGACTTAAGAAATGATCGCCAACCTGAATTTACTCAATTAGATATGGAAATGTCATTTGCATCAGCATTTGAAGTTCAAGATCAAATTGAAAAAGTTATTAAGAAAATCTTTTTAGAAGTTAAAGGAATTGATTTTAAAGAAAAATTAATCAAAATGCCTTTTAAAGAAGCAATTGATTTATATGGTAGTGATAAACCAGACATTAGATTTGATTTAAAATTAAATTCATTAAATGATATTTTTGCAAATACACAAATTAAATTGTTTGAAGGTTTTAAAGAGAATAATTTATCAATAAGAGGTATTTGTGTTGAAGAATTATTAAGTAAAAAACAATTAGAAATATTGACTGAAACAGCAAAACAAAAAAACTTTAATAATTTAGCTTTTGCTAAATATGAAAGTGGAACATGAAGTGGATCAATAGCTTCATCTCTATCTGATAGTGAAAAAGAAAAATTAATTGAAAAATTTAATATTAAAGATAAAGCAACTATTTTATTAAATGTAGGAAAATATGAGAAAATTTCTGATATGTTAGGTTCAGTTAGAAATAAAGTTGCTGAAATTTTAAACTTAACTGACCCAAATGATTACAAACTATTATGAATCATTGATTTCCCATTATATGAATGAAGTGAAGAAGAAAACAGATATGTTGCTGCACATAATCCCTTTACAATGCCAAATATTAAATCAATTGAGGATTTTGAGACAAATAAAGAAAATGCAATAGCAGATTCTTATGATTTAGTTTTAAACGGTTTTGAGTTAGGTAGTGGGGGAGTTCGTATTACTGATTCTGAAATTCAACAAAGAATGTTTGAAGCTGTTGGATTAGACGATAAAACAATTGAACAAAATTTTGGTTGATTTATTAATGCTTATAAATATGGCGCTCCAAGACATGCAGGTTTTGCATTTGGTATAGACAGAGTTATTATGTTGTTAACTCATTCAGAATCAATTAGAGATGTTATTGCATTTCCTAAAAACTCAAAAGGAATTGATATGATGAATGATGCACCAAGTTTTGTTGAAGATAAACAACTTAATGAATTAAATATTAAAACTATTAAATAA
- the hisS gene encoding histidine--tRNA ligase, translated as MIQKPRGTQDLFLNSAAEWNAVEEKFRKVLNLFNYGEIITPMFESKELFVRGVGDTSDIVSKEMYEFTDKKGREFVLRPEGTAPTVRALIENKLYIPENLPYKTFYIGPIFRYERPQAGRYRQFNQLGVETFGLDSLNHDIELISLGDSFLKELNIEKDIIVQINYLVTGEERKKYEEQLKKYILSIKNICDDCQKRFKKNVLRILDCKIDSSKVKNGPKMFEFATENNKERLNETFRQLKEMGLKVEIDFNLVRGLDYYTGLVFEFKNIKTNQAIIAGGSYNNLVEELGGPSIPASGFAIGLERIMLILNEQKIKVVEEKEIELFIIPLSEQAQKLTNKLMLEARRKNLKIDTNWNIKNLKNGFKSAEKAKAKNILVIGDNSIANNQYSIKPQLTGEPVELKYNQIISYLKGEK; from the coding sequence ATGATTCAAAAGCCTAGAGGAACACAAGATTTATTTTTAAATAGCGCAGCTGAATGAAATGCTGTTGAAGAAAAGTTTAGAAAGGTTCTAAATTTATTTAACTATGGAGAAATAATAACTCCAATGTTTGAATCAAAAGAATTATTTGTTCGTGGTGTTGGTGATACAAGTGATATTGTTAGCAAGGAAATGTATGAGTTCACAGATAAAAAAGGAAGAGAATTTGTTTTAAGACCAGAAGGAACAGCTCCAACAGTTAGAGCACTAATTGAAAATAAATTGTACATTCCAGAAAATCTACCTTACAAAACATTTTATATTGGACCTATTTTTAGATATGAAAGACCTCAAGCAGGAAGATATAGACAATTTAATCAATTAGGTGTTGAAACATTTGGGTTGGATTCACTAAACCATGATATCGAATTAATTTCTCTAGGAGATAGTTTTTTAAAAGAGCTTAATATTGAAAAAGACATAATAGTTCAAATAAATTACTTAGTAACTGGTGAAGAAAGAAAAAAATACGAAGAACAATTAAAAAAATACATTTTGAGCATCAAAAATATATGTGATGATTGTCAAAAAAGATTTAAAAAAAATGTTTTAAGAATTTTAGATTGCAAAATTGATTCAAGCAAAGTTAAAAATGGTCCTAAAATGTTTGAATTTGCAACTGAAAATAATAAGGAAAGATTAAATGAAACATTTAGACAGTTAAAAGAAATGGGTCTAAAAGTTGAAATTGATTTTAATTTAGTTAGAGGTCTTGATTACTATACAGGTTTAGTTTTTGAATTTAAAAACATTAAAACTAATCAAGCAATTATTGCTGGAGGTTCATACAATAATTTAGTTGAAGAGCTTGGAGGACCATCAATTCCAGCAAGTGGATTTGCTATTGGTCTTGAAAGAATCATGTTAATTTTGAATGAACAAAAAATAAAAGTAGTAGAAGAAAAAGAAATAGAACTATTTATTATCCCACTATCTGAACAAGCACAAAAATTAACCAATAAATTAATGCTAGAAGCAAGAAGAAAAAATTTGAAAATAGATACAAATTGAAATATTAAAAATTTAAAAAATGGATTTAAATCAGCAGAAAAAGCTAAGGCAAAAAATATATTAGTAATAGGAGATAACTCAATTGCTAATAATCAATATTCAATTAAGCCACAATTAACTGGTGAACCAGTTGAATTGAAATACAATCAAATAATTAGCTATTTAAAAGGAGAAAAGTAA
- the holA gene encoding DNA polymerase III subunit delta, with product MYFIYSEDYFLLTKTINKLVKGFISEKQYEVENYSLIYNDISDIYTSLTTYSLFDESKILIISDAWFATEEKISLHRNYTEEALYKILQSKTDNIVIFTLNNDKLSKRLKIVKYLEENLEITQVKPMQEIEIINYIKAFFQKNNKSISDQDARFISESIPKDMQTLTNEINKLSHLEKEIISFEDITVNLTKYIENDIFELANLFVNNKTKDFLTLYKDYLLLNDDISKLIALLSSTVVFFRDVNILKKQGLKSDQIVSITKAHPYRVKIALGNKLKINQLNDKIKLLYNIQQGLLNSTMDKENIVEYKFIKNMEEKYGN from the coding sequence ATGTATTTCATTTATTCAGAAGATTATTTCTTACTAACTAAAACAATTAATAAATTAGTTAAAGGTTTTATTAGCGAGAAACAATATGAAGTAGAAAATTATTCATTAATCTATAATGATATATCTGATATTTATACTTCACTTACTACTTATTCATTATTTGACGAATCTAAAATACTTATAATTTCAGATGCCTGGTTTGCAACAGAAGAAAAAATTAGCTTACATAGAAATTATACAGAAGAAGCATTGTATAAAATATTACAAAGCAAAACAGATAATATAGTAATTTTTACTTTAAATAATGATAAATTATCAAAAAGACTAAAAATTGTTAAATATTTAGAAGAAAATTTAGAAATTACTCAAGTTAAACCTATGCAAGAAATTGAGATTATTAATTATATAAAAGCATTTTTTCAAAAAAATAATAAATCAATTAGTGATCAAGATGCTAGATTTATAAGCGAATCAATTCCAAAAGATATGCAAACATTAACAAATGAAATTAATAAGTTATCTCATTTAGAAAAAGAAATTATAAGTTTTGAAGATATTACTGTTAACTTAACAAAATATATAGAAAATGATATTTTCGAATTGGCAAATCTTTTTGTTAACAATAAAACTAAAGATTTTTTAACACTTTACAAAGATTATTTATTATTAAATGATGATATTTCTAAATTAATTGCTTTGCTTAGCTCAACTGTTGTATTTTTTAGAGATGTTAACATTTTAAAAAAACAGGGTTTAAAAAGTGATCAAATTGTTTCAATAACTAAGGCACACCCCTATAGGGTTAAGATAGCACTTGGAAATAAATTAAAAATAAATCAATTAAATGATAAAATTAAATTACTATATAATATTCAACAAGGTCTATTAAATTCGACTATGGATAAAGAAAATATAGTTGAATATAAATTTATCAAAAATATGGAGGAAAAATATGGAAATTAA
- the rpsT gene encoding 30S ribosomal protein S20: MPNIKSQKKRVLTNEKSRAANKAIKSEIKTAIKKALAAKKSEDTNTKDLINHAVSLVDKGVKKGILKPNKAAREKSRLMQA, from the coding sequence ATGCCAAATATTAAATCACAGAAAAAACGTGTTTTAACTAATGAAAAATCAAGAGCTGCAAACAAAGCCATTAAATCAGAAATTAAGACTGCTATTAAAAAAGCTTTAGCTGCTAAAAAATCAGAAGATACTAATACAAAAGATTTAATTAACCACGCAGTAAGTTTAGTTGATAAAGGTGTTAAAAAAGGTATCTTAAAACCTAATAAAGCTGCAAGAGAAAAATCACGTTTAATGCAAGCGTAA